One stretch of Jiangella gansuensis DSM 44835 DNA includes these proteins:
- a CDS encoding ArsR/SmtB family transcription factor: protein MTVSTAVTLSHAEAVTRLGHALSDETRTRILLALREAPAVPSDLAEALGVSRQVMSNQLACLRGCGLVVAGRDGRHVWYELADRHLAHALDELLKVMLFVDPDCCSSDACECA, encoded by the coding sequence ATGACGGTGAGTACCGCGGTGACCCTGTCGCACGCCGAGGCGGTGACCCGGCTGGGGCACGCGCTGTCCGACGAGACCCGGACCCGGATCCTGCTGGCGCTGCGCGAGGCGCCGGCTGTCCCGTCCGACCTGGCCGAGGCGCTGGGGGTGTCACGGCAGGTCATGTCGAACCAGCTGGCCTGCCTGCGTGGGTGCGGCCTGGTCGTGGCCGGCCGGGACGGCCGCCACGTCTGGTACGAGCTGGCCGACCGGCACCTTGCCCACGCGCTGGACGAACTGCTGAAGGTGATGCTGTTCGTTGACCCGGACTGCTGCTCCTCGGACGCCTGCGAGTGCGCATGA